A portion of the Novosphingobium sp. KA1 genome contains these proteins:
- a CDS encoding histidine phosphotransferase family protein, which translates to MSTSAIELASLLCSRLCHDMLSPVGALSNGLELLSDEKDPEMRQRCFELLDQSARISADKLKFFRLAFGAAGGFGDMVPVSEARALVDALLANNARIVVNWSLGSDMLPKPAIKTLLNFALIGIEALPRGGTLDIAAELRADQLTSGTSEIVVRAAGPRIAFDRDIGRALEGALPEGDLSSRTAPAAMIQQLAHSLGGRLQYALGDDALVLGAVLPGV; encoded by the coding sequence ATGAGCACCAGTGCGATCGAACTTGCCAGTCTTCTCTGTTCGCGCCTGTGCCATGACATGCTGAGCCCGGTAGGCGCGCTGTCGAACGGCCTCGAATTGCTGTCCGACGAGAAGGATCCGGAGATGCGCCAGCGCTGCTTCGAACTTCTCGACCAGAGTGCGCGGATCTCGGCCGACAAGCTCAAGTTCTTCCGTCTCGCCTTTGGCGCTGCCGGCGGTTTCGGCGACATGGTTCCGGTGAGCGAGGCGCGGGCGCTGGTCGATGCGCTGCTGGCCAACAATGCCCGGATTGTCGTCAACTGGTCGCTCGGCAGCGACATGCTGCCCAAGCCGGCGATCAAGACTCTGCTCAACTTCGCCCTGATCGGGATAGAGGCGCTGCCCCGCGGCGGCACGCTCGACATCGCGGCGGAACTGCGCGCGGATCAGCTTACCAGCGGTACCAGCGAGATCGTCGTGCGCGCCGCCGGTCCGCGTATCGCCTTTGATCGCGACATCGGCCGCGCGCTTGAGGGGGCGCTGCCCGAAGGGGACCTGTCGAGCCGCACCGCCCCTGCCGCGATGATCCAGCAACTGGCGCATAGTCTTGGCGGACGGCTACAGTATGCGCTGGGGGACGATGCGCTGGTGCTCGGCGCGGTTCTACCGGGCGTTTGA
- a CDS encoding N-acetylmuramoyl-L-alanine amidase → MNRWLVNRIVESPNCNERKLPVSMVVLHYTGMKSADEALERMCDPAAEVSAHYMIDEEGIVTSLVPEDKRAWHAGRSYWRGVTDVNSASIGIELVNPGHEWGYRPFPEPQMDALLPLLADIMDRHDIPRANVVGHSDVAPARKQDPGEYFDWVRLGELGLALEIPAAKMNLFYDNPGAFYLALERFGYDISDGRAAVRAFQRRWRPEFIDGEIDGEIGGILFELLLERDTGRAR, encoded by the coding sequence ATGAACCGCTGGCTGGTCAACCGGATCGTCGAATCGCCCAACTGCAACGAGCGCAAGCTGCCGGTGTCGATGGTGGTGCTCCACTACACCGGCATGAAGTCCGCCGATGAGGCACTGGAGCGCATGTGCGATCCGGCGGCCGAGGTTTCCGCGCATTACATGATCGACGAGGAAGGCATCGTCACCTCACTGGTGCCCGAGGACAAGCGCGCCTGGCACGCGGGGCGTTCCTACTGGCGCGGCGTGACCGACGTGAACTCGGCATCGATCGGTATCGAACTGGTCAATCCCGGGCATGAATGGGGTTACCGGCCGTTTCCCGAGCCGCAGATGGATGCGCTCTTGCCGCTGCTGGCCGATATCATGGACCGGCACGACATTCCGCGTGCCAATGTCGTTGGTCATTCGGATGTCGCGCCGGCCAGAAAGCAGGATCCTGGCGAGTATTTCGACTGGGTGCGCCTGGGCGAACTGGGGCTGGCGCTCGAAATCCCGGCGGCGAAGATGAACCTGTTCTACGACAATCCCGGTGCCTTTTATCTTGCGCTTGAGCGTTTCGGCTACGACATCTCCGATGGCCGAGCGGCGGTGCGTGCATTTCAGCGGCGTTGGCGCCCTGAATTCATCGACGGCGAGATTGACGGCGAAATCGGCGGAATTCTCTTCGAACTGCTGTTGGAGCGCGACACCGGTCGTGCTAGGTGA
- a CDS encoding metallophosphoesterase — translation MLAKIRNLVARPAKKQRTPKLPPGQRVYAVGDIHGRLDLFESLIEAIERDDAGRGRANSDVVLLGDLVDRGPDSAGVLGRARSWAQERRVEFIKGNHEEMMVAGASKLDTFRSFLKFGGRETLISYGIDPQFVLEADAEQLQQAMLEAVPQGDFDFLDGFEKMIRMGDYLFVHAGIRPDTPLDHQSGQDCRWIRDPFLSHPGDFGAVVVHGHTITEEPEVRLNRIGIDTGAYVHGTLTAIGLEGEERWFIQARDEGQGAINIQIAA, via the coding sequence ATGCTTGCGAAGATCAGAAACCTCGTCGCCCGTCCCGCCAAAAAGCAGAGGACGCCGAAGCTTCCCCCGGGTCAGCGTGTTTACGCGGTCGGCGACATTCATGGTCGCCTCGACTTGTTCGAAAGCCTCATCGAAGCCATCGAACGTGACGATGCCGGCCGAGGGCGTGCGAACAGCGACGTCGTCCTGCTCGGTGACCTCGTCGATCGCGGCCCGGACAGTGCCGGCGTGCTGGGTCGTGCCCGTTCCTGGGCGCAGGAACGCCGCGTCGAGTTCATCAAGGGCAATCACGAGGAAATGATGGTGGCGGGCGCCAGCAAGCTCGACACCTTCCGCAGCTTCCTGAAATTCGGAGGCCGCGAAACGCTGATTTCCTACGGCATCGACCCACAATTCGTGCTGGAAGCGGATGCCGAACAACTGCAGCAGGCTATGCTGGAAGCGGTGCCGCAAGGTGATTTCGATTTTCTGGACGGTTTCGAGAAAATGATTCGCATGGGCGACTATCTGTTTGTCCATGCCGGCATACGCCCGGATACGCCGCTCGACCATCAGTCTGGCCAGGATTGCCGCTGGATCCGCGACCCGTTCCTTTCCCACCCCGGAGATTTCGGCGCGGTGGTGGTGCATGGCCACACGATCACCGAAGAACCGGAAGTGCGCCTCAACCGCATCGGCATCGATACCGGCGCCTATGTCCATGGCACCCTGACTGCGATCGGCCTGGAAGGCGAGGAACGCTGGTTCATCCAGGCGCGCGATGAAGGCCAGGGCGCGATCAACATCCAGATCGCGGCCTGA
- a CDS encoding TorF family putative porin: MHMSVRGVIAATLLAGSALAAAPAFADEADAPKEFTVTGSAALTTDYRFRGVSQSGGDPAIQGGITISHSSGFYVSTWGSSIDLGSTYGSTEVDLFGGWTGEVSSGITLDAGLLYYAYPNGHVGHAEFFEPYASVSGQVGPAKLKLGVTYAWDQKALPNFYTGKKDDNLYLYGNVDVAIPNTPLTVSGHLGYADGSLAPCYYCNADKTGIDYSIGASMTLFGPLSASVSYVGVSGPSQDGYTDDTVVATLTASF, encoded by the coding sequence ATGCACATGTCTGTCCGCGGCGTCATCGCCGCGACCCTGCTTGCGGGCTCCGCGCTCGCTGCCGCCCCTGCCTTTGCCGACGAAGCCGACGCCCCCAAGGAATTCACCGTCACCGGTAGCGCAGCCCTGACCACCGACTACCGTTTCCGCGGTGTTTCGCAGTCGGGCGGTGACCCGGCAATTCAGGGCGGCATTACCATTTCGCATTCCAGCGGCTTCTATGTCAGCACCTGGGGCTCCTCGATCGACCTTGGCTCGACTTATGGCAGCACCGAGGTCGACCTTTTCGGCGGCTGGACCGGCGAAGTCAGCTCGGGCATCACGCTTGATGCCGGCCTGCTCTACTACGCCTATCCGAACGGCCATGTCGGCCATGCCGAATTCTTCGAGCCCTATGCTTCGGTCAGCGGCCAGGTCGGCCCGGCCAAGCTTAAGCTCGGCGTTACCTACGCCTGGGATCAGAAGGCGTTGCCCAACTTCTACACGGGCAAGAAGGACGATAACCTCTACCTCTACGGCAACGTCGATGTGGCAATTCCTAACACCCCGCTGACCGTTTCCGGCCATCTCGGCTACGCCGACGGTTCGCTGGCGCCTTGCTACTACTGCAATGCCGACAAGACCGGCATCGATTATTCGATCGGTGCGTCGATGACGCTGTTCGGACCGCTCTCGGCATCGGTCAGCTATGTCGGCGTCAGCGGCCCGAGCCAGGATGGCTACACCGATGATACCGTGGTCGCCACGCTGACCGCATCGTTCTGA
- a CDS encoding VOC family protein — protein MTKFLHTMIRVTDPDATIAFFELLGVKETRRFSSEQGRFTLIYLAAPGEEVEVELTYNWPAEDGSFEEYTGGRNFGHIAFQVEDIYATCQTLADAGVTINRPPRDGHMAFVRTPDGISIELLQNGHLEPAEPWVSMPNVGTW, from the coding sequence GTGACCAAGTTTCTCCATACCATGATCCGCGTCACCGACCCTGACGCAACGATCGCCTTCTTCGAACTGCTCGGCGTCAAGGAGACCCGTCGTTTCTCGAGCGAACAGGGCCGTTTCACGCTGATCTATCTGGCGGCACCGGGGGAAGAGGTCGAGGTCGAGCTGACGTACAACTGGCCGGCCGAAGACGGTTCGTTCGAGGAATACACCGGCGGACGCAATTTCGGCCACATCGCGTTCCAGGTGGAAGATATCTATGCGACCTGCCAGACGCTCGCCGATGCAGGCGTGACGATCAACCGTCCGCCGCGCGATGGCCATATGGCGTTTGTGCGCACCCCGGACGGTATCTCGATCGAACTTCTCCAGAACGGGCATCTCGAACCCGCAGAACCCTGGGTCTCGATGCCGAACGTCGGCACCTGGTAA
- the nhaA gene encoding Na+/H+ antiporter NhaA: MSTHRNLANELARRFTKLMGGEATSGILLIVVAVLAMAAANSPLADLYHDVFHHRLAGSPIARLDSLHAWINDALMAIFFFVVGLEIKREVLDGELSNPARRRLPVLAAAAGMATPAIVYLATAGLAEPAQRGWAIPAATDIAFAVGVLGLLGRRVPASLRLFLLTVAIVDDLGAVVVIALFYTAHIELGWAMAAVAILGALVTCGRMRVSRTSVYILLGLALWFCVLNSGIHATIAGVLLAFTIPLRPLRGDSMLLRLEHALVPWNSYVIVPIFGFANAGVALAGIGLSGLFQPVPLGIALGLFLGKQAGIFAAIVASDKLGFAPRPAGASWIQLWGMAVLCGIGFTMSLFIGALAFPQYPQLVEEAKLGVLAGSLLSSLLGYAILRLAPSPRTAGRPAAAV; the protein is encoded by the coding sequence ATGAGTACGCATCGAAATTTGGCCAATGAATTGGCGCGCCGTTTCACAAAGTTAATGGGCGGCGAAGCGACTTCGGGGATCCTGCTGATAGTGGTCGCCGTCCTGGCGATGGCGGCTGCGAACTCTCCGTTGGCCGATCTTTACCACGACGTCTTTCATCATCGCCTCGCCGGATCTCCCATAGCCCGGCTCGATTCGCTGCACGCGTGGATCAACGATGCGCTGATGGCGATCTTCTTTTTTGTCGTCGGCCTGGAAATCAAGCGGGAGGTTCTCGACGGCGAGCTTTCCAATCCGGCAAGGCGCCGTCTGCCCGTGCTTGCCGCGGCGGCCGGCATGGCAACGCCGGCCATCGTCTATCTGGCGACGGCGGGACTAGCGGAGCCTGCCCAGCGAGGCTGGGCCATACCCGCCGCCACGGACATCGCTTTTGCCGTCGGCGTTCTCGGCCTGCTCGGGCGCCGCGTACCGGCGTCGCTGCGACTGTTCCTGCTGACCGTTGCCATCGTCGACGACCTCGGCGCAGTGGTCGTGATCGCCCTGTTCTATACGGCCCATATCGAACTGGGCTGGGCCATGGCCGCCGTCGCCATCCTGGGCGCGCTTGTCACCTGTGGGCGCATGAGGGTGTCCCGCACGTCCGTGTACATCCTGCTGGGATTGGCACTGTGGTTCTGCGTGCTCAATTCCGGCATTCACGCCACCATTGCCGGAGTCCTTCTGGCCTTCACCATCCCCTTGCGCCCGTTGCGGGGGGATTCGATGCTGCTGAGGCTCGAGCATGCGCTGGTGCCGTGGAACAGTTATGTGATCGTCCCCATCTTCGGCTTCGCCAATGCAGGCGTGGCGCTGGCAGGCATCGGTCTTTCCGGACTGTTCCAGCCCGTCCCGCTCGGCATCGCGCTGGGTTTGTTCCTGGGCAAGCAGGCAGGCATCTTTGCCGCCATCGTGGCATCGGACAAGCTTGGTTTCGCACCGCGTCCGGCGGGAGCGAGCTGGATCCAGCTCTGGGGCATGGCAGTGCTATGCGGGATCGGCTTCACGATGAGCTTGTTCATCGGCGCGCTCGCATTCCCGCAGTATCCGCAGTTGGTAGAGGAGGCAAAGCTGGGCGTGCTCGCCGGTTCGCTGCTCTCCTCCCTGCTGGGCTACGCCATCCTGCGCCTGGCCCCCAGCCCCCGCACTGCAGGAAGACCAGCCGCCGCCGTCTGA